A region of the Apus apus isolate bApuApu2 chromosome 10, bApuApu2.pri.cur, whole genome shotgun sequence genome:
AGTTTATTCAGTGGCGTCGAGCAAAACTATCATCAACTTGTAGATATGTCAGAAGTGTGTATGGATACCCAAACTGACttaatctaaaataataataatgaatcaTGTGTTTATTCCTATAGCATCACTCTTGGTGGATTTGGTGCCGATCGCTTCTATTTGGGTCAGTGGCGGGAAGGTTTGGGAAAACTCTTCAGCTTTGGAGGACTTGGAATATGGACACTGATTGATGTGCTATTAATAGGTGTTGGCTATGTGGGGCCTGCAGATGGTTCCCTGTATATTTAAATGTGGGTGCAACATGTTTCAGAGAGGTGTAATTGCTTGGAAAGGgctctaaattaaaaaaagagggatGCGAGTTGTTACGGTAGAATGAAGAACAGCTGTTCTTTCTCTGTGCATACATTTTAATGTACAGTATCTGTACTTAGGTTGCCTTGAACTAAGGTAAAATAAAAGAGTGGATCACTGAGTaagttgaaattaattttcttctgtggacATGCtatttttctatgaaaaaaaaaaaagttgaacaGCTAACCAAATTCTGCACTGTGCTTGAACTTGTATGCTGTCAGGCACCCAGAGAAATGCAATCTTACTTGAATATTGAGGTATTTACTTCATCTTTGTATGcttgaatttaaatttaaagCTAACTTCCCTAAATATGTCAGTAGTAtacttttttgtgtttgtgggaGGATGACTTACTTACCTGAGTTACACTGGCAGTATGTAGATCACCACAGTTTATGATGTGAATTACATTCAGCTCTGTGTTGGGATCTAGCAAGAGCTAACATTTGCTTAGTGGCTTGTTGACTTAAAATGTTGGTGTTTTTAGAATTAGATTGCAGTAACACTAAAAgctaaatattaaataattgaaGTAGATCTTGTTTGACCTGCCTATCGGTGAAAGGCACAACTCATATTCATGTGCTAGCAAGTCTTGCCAAGTTAATTTGAAAAAAGAGTTGGCAATATAATCGATGTGTTTATGCACTTCAGACTTCATAACAAGATCATGTAGCGAACTCCAGTGCCATTACAGAAGAAGAACTTAGTTTGGTTCGCTGACATTCCCGAAGCTGGCTGCCGCTGCTCGCCCAGCCCTGCGGCCGCGCCCTGCCCCTTCCTCGGGACTTGAACTGTCGCAGCACGGAGGGGCGGTAACTCTGAAAATCCTGTCACTTGAATAAACTTGAAGCTTTTATGGAATTCAATACTGATGGTGGTTTTTGTGACCAGGCCTTTGCTCCTGGTGGCGGGAAAGAGGGAGCGAGGAGCGCTggggcagcggcgggagcgAGCCCGGCCGGGGGCGAGAAGGAGCAGGCGCGGGCCCCACGGCtcggggcgggcccggggcggcgCTTGGGCCGCGGGCGTCATGGCGGcggagcgggagcggggctTCTACCGGCAGCTGCCCAAAGTGGTGAGCGCTGGGGCTTGGCGGGGCTGGGGCttggcggggccggggccggggccggcccTGCGGTGCGGGTCGGGGGGCGaaggggcgggcggggcgcgggcgggcgggcagccgCCGTGTTCCCGGAGCTCCTTTTAAACGTCCACTTCTTACGAGGTCCTTCATCCCACAGAAGAGTGCGGCGGGTGTTTGCCTGTCTAGCTTGTTTGCAGTGCTTAGTGTCTGATCTTCCAGGTGAATCACTTGAGCgtgatctttattttcttttttttttttgtcgtGTTTTTCCCCGAGGCTAGACCAAGGAGCCTGCCTCTGATaacacttttgtttttcccacGTCCCCAAGGGTGTGCCATACTTGCAGTGTATCTGCGCTGTCGTTAGGTACGGGTCGCTGTGTTGTTATCAGTGTCGCCGTTCTGGACTTGTCCAGCAGCGAGCGGCACGTCCTGCAGTGAGGAGCTGGTGCAGGGAAGACACTGGGGCACAATCACAACCACATCACACCATCCTTGTATGCTCATGTTGCTTTTCAGTAAGATGTTTTTCAAGGTCTGTGTTTATTGCGATTCTGCGAGGTATTTCTCTTGTTAGACTGTGAAATAATGTATGAGGATGCAGCTAGCTGGGTTTCCAGAAGGGGTAAGCAGCCggagctgctggtggccagcTGGAGTTGTGCACCTTCACGCTTTGAGATAATCTGGCCCTTTTTCCTCTGGGAGTTTACTACTTTAAAATAGGAAATCTGAAATACAGTGCTTCACAAAGGTAAAATAATTAGATCTTGAAGGAGTTACAGTTTCAACAAGTTTTCCAATCAAAAGCttgaagaaatatttatctGGTTTTTCATTTCCCAGTGAGAAAGGATGTGTTCCGGGGGGTAGGTAACAAAGCAGATGCTTTGCAGATGTATTTTGAGTGAGTTGGGAAGACTGGGAAGCTATTCTCTATGTCAGGAGCCAAGAGATCTTAAGAAGGAGCAAAACTGAAGAATGGAGCTGAGGATGGTACGTTTGAACTTCAAAGGCAGGTTATTGAGAAAGGCAGAAGGCAGTCTCAGACACAGGAGGGCAGTTACTCCAGTGGCTGTTAATGTTGCTGGATCTCTCATGTGAgttaaaacttcaaaatatgaaaaaagaaaggtgaCTGGATATACAGATGTTGCTATTTTTTAACAATGTGCACATACATTTAACTTGCATCAGATGGGGAAAGAGTTCTTGAATCCCTGTTACACTTTTCTTAACCCTGAGGCAGCTGTTGGCTTCCTCTtccctgtgccccccccccccatccatTGCACCACTCCAGCAATAAACTGGAGAGCCCTTTTTGCTGGGCCAGCTTTCCCCCCACTGAGCTCGGTGCTAACAGCTGCCCCCAGGGGAGGAGGAGCAAATGGGACAGGTTTATTGCCAGGCTCATAGAATAGTAATACCAACGAGATGTAGAAGCCATCCTTTTCCCCAGACACAAATCCATAGGCttttacttttgtttctctAGGAACTTCATGCTCATTTGAATGGCTCTATCAGTTCTGCCACTATGAAGAAGCTGATGGCCCAGAAGCCATACCTTCAGATCCAGAATGGGATGACTATGATtgacaaaggaaagaaaagaacctTAGATGAGTGAGTATACACGTGTGTGTGAGGAACATTTGCTGAGTGTCTTTTAATGAAgtttaaaacagagaaatgtgTGGCCTTACACAGTGactacagaaaatacattttcagatttcagtCGCAGTACAGTCTGTTAGATTTTTGTGCTACCTATATTTATAAATTTGACTTGcatagtttcattttttttggacgctttcatgttttcctttgttcttcaAAAAGCTTTGCAGTAATAggaataataatttctgttgcaAATGCGGTGTTAGCATCTAAGGTCAGAAATTTCCATCCAGATGGTCTATGTATTTTAAGATACAAGCTGGTTAATCGAGCATAGTGAGTACATGTTTTCAAAgagtagatttttctttttaatagtaATTTTGCTGTTCAACATTTgtccaattaatttttttttactttttggttTAGATGTTTTCAGATGTTTCAGATTATCTATCAGATTACCACTAGTACTGAAGATATTTTACTGGTAAGTTAATTAAAAGTTCACTTACAACAAGCAAGCAATACACACAGTCAGAATTAATTAACAGCATTGAATTCTATGTAACAATACCAACAATGACCTCTTCAACTGGAGAACTATTATTGTAAAACACATTAATTGGGTTCATTACGTACAAAAACTACAGAACTGGAATTCCATTTTGTTCACCTCAAACTCAAGGAGAACTCTTGTGTGATcaaaaaaggagcagaaaatggTGCGGTGTCTTCTTTCCTCCTGTAAAGGGGCTTTTAGGCAGGCTGTTATGCTTGCAGAAAGGTACAGTAGCTGTGAAAGGGATAGTGACTGCACCATTTAAGGGATATTCTTGGCCAGAAAAGAGAATTCTCATTTGACCTAACTCTGTTTAGTATCACCAAGGGAACTGGAAGTACCTTCTGTGGGGCAGtatttccagagatggagagagCTAAAAACACAGCTAAAAATTTCACAAGTGTTTCATGCCGAAAGATACCTGGGTCTTTAGTTATAAATATATACTTATATGTATCTAcatataagtatatatatataaaaatataaccaATTATAAGCATTGCTTTCATGATGTCAAATATATTGTTTCTTAATCAGATAACTAAAGATGTTATTAAAGAATTTGCTGATGATGGTGTCAAGTATCTGGAATTGAGGAGCACTCCTAGAGAAGAAAAGTCCACAGGTACAGTCtgttctaatttttaattttaagtccGATGTGCTGTAAAACTTAGGTAAGGCTATGTTAATAACATCAAGTCAAATTCAGTTGAGTCAATAAAAACAGACTTTTAATATAAAAGCAAAGATTTAACCATGTAAAAGCATGTCACTTTACTACTAGACTTTTTGAGAACAAAAATGTGTTGGTTACTACCCAACAATTTGGGTTATTTACTTCAGTGTGACATGAGTCTActaacatttttaatagctgataccttttctttttgttaattaattttttattttcttttaggtgTGGTTTAATAGAAACACTTAAGAGAATTCCTGTTGCTACTCTCTGGTTCACATTAAGTTATTTGGTTTCAGATGCTTAGGAGGAGGCTTAATTCAAATGTCTACCTCCAAGTAAAGCTGTATTTGTACACAGAATTGAAAATCTGTAGATTAGAATACCATGGACTAAAAATCAAAGGTTCAAAATGAAACTTATAAGGCTAGAGAGGTGGGTCTGCaacataatttaattaaaatgtttattccAAATGTGTACATGTATTCGTAGGTATGACCAAAAGGGCGTATGTTGAAACTGTACTTGAGGGTATAAAGCAGTGTAAAGAAGAAGGCTTGGATATAGATGTAAGGTAAATAAAGCACATCAAGTACCTCTGTTTCAAGTTTGTGTGTAGTCTGATGCTTTGTCATGGTTTGCAGAGATGTTTTCCAACCGTAAGTGTAGGAAAGAAAATTGTGCTTAAACTAGATTACATGGAATGGAAACGGGTAATTCATATGAAACCTgaattttatcttcctttttacaGATAGAGAATGAAACTGGGTAAAGTTTTTCAGCTGTAAGGCTGTATACTCTCTGCAGCATTTTTGGGAAAAGCAGTAGTTTTGATGGAAATTGCATTAAGACTCCTTTTCCACAGCCTAGATTCACTGCTAAGGTTCTGCTTGATTAGCTGTACAAGCAACCTTCTGTAAAGGAGAGGGAGTCCTAACCAGCAGAAAGGTTTCAGAAGGTGTCAGTGATTGCTTGAAGGCAGTCTGCTTGCCTGTCTTTTATACTCTTAGGAGCAACCCCTGTTAGATGTATTTGTGGAAGCAGAAGAATTCTCGTTCTTCACATGTGCCCCTTAGAGAGGTTGCTCAAATGATAGTGCAGGCAGCAAATGAGCAGGATCCTGTTCCCTGCCCTACCTCTCACCATGCCCACTGCATCACTCAGTCTTACGTTTATCTCATTTATGACCCTCTGCACTTGGTACCTTCATCCCTTCAACAGTTTCCTAGACAAATACTCTTTATACTCAGCTGTGAAGGGTGTGAAGTGCCTTTTTTGTTGGCATCAGATTATTTAGTCTTCTGATACTACAGGTTGTATTCAATGTTAATAGGTGCATTTCTATCCCAGATTATTAATAGCAATAAACAGAAGAGGTGGCCCAGCTGTTGCTAAGCAGACTGTGAAACTTGCTGAAGAGTTCCTTCTTTCCACTGATGGGGTTGTAGTAGGAATTGACCTGAGTGGTGATCCCACTgtaagtttttgttttattttgttgttgaaaGCAAGTATATAATGATGTGTAACAGGAAGCAGTTGTAATCATACTCTGTTCTTACAAGTTTTTGTCTGATATTTTTTGCTAATTTGAATGGATGGGTCGTAATCTTGATACCAGGTTAGTCCCTGTTGCTGTAAAGGACAGATACTCTAATGAAGAATCAATAGATTAATAAATGACACTGAAGAATGAGGCACTGACAAGTAGTGCTTATCTGGGAAGTGTCTGTTACTAAATTGTCCCAGTCAGATTGACTGGGTTGAGGCAAGTTAAATAATACTGCAAGTTGACACTAGTTTAAATATTGCTTAGATGCAGCATTGTTATTGTGtattaagaaagcaaaaacatttgAGGATGGATGTCAAGTTGAAATGAAGTGGCTCTGGGTGATAGCTGTAGAAAGGATGTCAAAATGAAGACAATTGTCTTATAAGTGTTGGACATCATCTAAACTACTGACATTTGACCAGTTTGTCTAAATTGTGCCCATATAGCAGAACATTATGTGACTTGGTACATTCAAAACTGAagtaatgaagaaagaaaaagaattcaaTTTAACTGTATTTGAATGAAGTGTTTTGATGTTGCTAGACTTCTTAATTATGGTAAGAGAAAGAGTTCTGTAAAACAAGCTTTAGAATGctgttgtatttctttcttcaagGCAGGACAAGGTCAAGATTTTTTGGAACCACTctcagaggcaaaaaaagcagGTCTAAAGCTGGCATTGCATCTATCAGAGGTgaaagttttctttattttgttctttctctgtaaTTACGATTTTTATAAAAACCTTGATGAAACTAAACTAAACTTCTGTATGTTTTGAACTTCTCAGGCCAAAGTAGGGGTATTTCAGGGGGCATTTTGAcaacagagaaataaacaaGGAGAAATTTTCAACAATTTTTCTCAATCAGAACTGTCAAATCCTTTCTTACTGTACTATATCTATTTGGGGGATAGGTGTGAAATTGAAAATTAGTAATATTCCAACAGatccactgtttttttccaggtattttATCAGAAGCCATGTATAGTAAAATCCACATTTTCACGAGTAGTTCTGTTAGCTCTGCTTGTATCAGTAGGAAGAGCTAGGCTTCTTCATACAAACTGTTGAAGTGGTGGCTAAAGTTTACTCTGGTGGGTCTGATAAATACcgaaaataattttttacttcaggAAGTGAAGTATGATACATGATGTCACAGGCCTATTCCTACTtgtttctggttgtttttttttttacagaggcTTTTTTGCATGCTTctctgaaaatttatttcttaacGTCTAAATGGTCTTTTTGTTTAGTTTcatcttttaatttgtttggctggttttggcCTCCTGCAGTTTAAGTTCTTCTTGgaccatttttttaatctctgtgtaAAACAGGTGTTAAAGGTGGCCTTGATGGGGTAGTTTTGATACTGAAGAATACAAAGGTGATTTGAGGCCTCCAGCTGAAAGTACTTCAGAACTGCAAATAGTGATTGTCTCATTGTACACACCAGTGTAGGATTATGGCTGCTTTGGTTGAGAGTCACTTTCATGCACTACTTACTTCTTTACAGGGTAGTAATGCAGATAATTTAGTCtcagtaacattttcttttggatAAGATATGCTGTGAAAATAGAACTTGaaattattgtaattatttAATGTGCTGATTTATGTTGCCTTGACAGAATGTAAAATATATCCTCTCTAGATTCCAAATCAGGAGGAGGAGACCAGAGTTCTCCTGGGCCTGCCCCCTGACAGAATTGGACATGGAACATTTCTCAACTCTGCAACAACAGGTTCAGAAGAGCTGGTGCCACTTGTTCGACAGAATCGTATACCTATTGGTATggaaaaaaagctaagaaaattaCTTGGTGATCTCCGGGTTTCAGAATGTCCTAAATACTGCTGATGCTAGTAACTCTGCTTTGTCTTTGACTGGGGGTGACTGAGAGAAACGTGGCAGTGTATGTGACAGAATTCTCTGCAAAGGTGCACTGCTGAGGTTTTTGTGTTATTGATGTATTTgtggcagcagaaggaaattgATGTCTCAGGTTAACAAAGCTAAATGATAACTTTCAGTTGCTGTGCAAGGTTGTGTGGTgattctgctttctctgtatCTGCTTTCCAATCTCCCTAAATTTTATACCGACCCAGTAGTTAAGAACAAATTGATGAGCAAACTTGCCTCAGAAGATACTACCAAATATTTGAAGCACAGAAAATCAAAGCAACAACAATAGATGATTCTGATTTTCATTAGACATTATCTTTGACAGAGAAGTCAATGTgtcaaaaaatgtgtttttctttgttatatatttttgcttcttctttttttttcccccggtAGAACTTTGCATGACATCAAATATCAAAACCCAGACAGTGCCTTCCTGTGACAAACACCATTTTGGATACTGGTACAACATGGGCCACCCTGCAGTCCTTTGTgtaagttgtttgttttgttttgttttcaattttaacCATGTATTTGGGCAACGAGCCAAACTAGTGTGAAATTGGAAAAGTGTATCCCTTTTATGGATCAGAGCTGACTTAAAATTTCTGACCTTGCAGCAAATCATCTGCTTATAATAAATCATAATGTTCTATTTCAGAATGCTTGTAATACAAATGGGAATTTTTAGTATTCCTCTTGGTTTTATTGTAAAGCAATACTTCTGTATAGATAAGATGATCAGCTATACATGCAATGAACTTGAACGGCTTACATACTGACAGATTTCTCTTAAACAAATTGGTTCAGTGCTTGCTTGTAAGCTTCTGCTTACCTGGGTATTGATTGTGTTGGATCAGAGTTCTTGAGTTATATCATCCTGTGGGTTTAACCCGTATAGTTTGTACCATTGTCCAAGTATTTGTATCTTAGAGCATTGTGCTTATTATTGAAATAAGCCTCGGTCTttaattgtattatttattaCTGAGTTTTGAAGTCTGTTGTGTTAGGTGAGAAATAGTTCATAACTAGGTATTATTTCTGAGATTTTTCAATTGTGAAAAGTCTTGATAACCAGTGAAGTCATGTAAGAAAGCAGATGACCCATAAAGGCCTATAAAAACAAGAGTAGTAAAAAGAGAATGTAGTACAGCGTCTTAAGTTTAGCAGGATATAGTTAGCATATAGTCTCCCCCTTCTCTGTAGGGACACAAGGACTTTGAGTTGCTGATGGGTATCTCATTAACCTTTAAATAATCCTAACTTGCTGCTTTTAGACTAATAACTTTTTGGTGGCTTTTGAGCACAAGCTTTTGATGCTAGCCTGGGACTTCAGTGACAATCAAGAAATGGTTCTAGCTGATACTACGTGCAGAGGGTGAGATGGTTTCTTCCCTGAAGatgtgaaagggaaaagaggaataAGGAGACCTGCACATATGGACATAGCTTGCATATATGCATCATTTGATAATCAGCTTTCTCGCAACTTCAAtaggaaattatattttcttgatAAGCTGTACCATCACTTTAAGAAGTTTTCCTACATGTTTGAATAACTTActatttttcaatgaaaatagGGCAAATAAAGTATGAAATACTGACCAACAGATTAAAGAACCTTGGAATAAAATGTGGAATAGCAAGATAAGTCTGTTTTGTAATGCAtagaaaaatttcttttttatgtagAGAAACTAACTTTAactttttattgtcttttctttcaatttATTCCAGACTGATGATAAAGGAGTCTTTGCAACAGATCTATCACAAGAATATGAGCTGGTGGCAAGAACATTTAACCTGACTCGATCACAGATGTGGGATCTTTCCTATGAATCAATCAACTATATCTTTGCTTCAAGTGTAGTCAAATCAAAGCTAAGGGAACAGTGGTGTAAGCTGAAGCCAACTCTGTTTGCTTAACAGCTTGGGTGCATTAGCTTAGTAAGGCTTTTTTTACTGAAGTCCCTGgcttttttcagaattttggtGTGTTAGACCAGCCCATAAACTGTGCCtatgaaaaatgaagacaacAGATATGCATTCTTTGTTAGCTGGGACAGGAGTAAATGTGGTTCTATAGTTGGGCAGGGCTCTCAACCAGTGACTAAACTGCCACATGTGTTGTCATGTAGTTTCTCTCCAGTGGGTAAGacacttttaaaaagtagttgAAATATGTCATCATACTTCAAACATTTgagagtcagaaaaaaataaaggcagagcTGTTAGGATTTAAAATGTCTTGACTGGCAACATTATGCCAAGCAGTTTATATGTATGCTGTGTgtatatttctggttttgtattatttttaaacagaagttttGAGCAATTGGTTGAATATGTGGACAGGAACAAACTCAGGGAGAATTAAATATTTGTCCCAAATGAAttaaatattgcattttttattgGCATATATGTATGACTGAAGCCTGTTGTGGATTGTGTAGGATATGTGGTATTTTATGCCTAGAATGTATTTACATTGATGAATTAAACAAGCAAGCATTTTGGGCTGTACAAGGAATACTGAATATAAATGCAAAGATACAAAAGCTGTTTGTGACTTTGGTTTGGTCTTTTTTAATATCAGCATAAAGTAGTTGTTCAGACTCCAAAGTGGCAATATGAAAcgaaaggcaaaaaaaaaaaaatacgagggagaaaagcaaagttGTTTGATCTGTGAGGTTACCTGAGGTTTTCACAGAATATTTTCCCAGAAGGAAACTTTCCTTTTGGGGACAAGGGAAAATTATGTGAAGCCaaactgtgatttttatatattcttaCCTAAATGCAGATGACCTCATACTGACCTTTAATTTATAAGCAGTACTTTAAATTACTTGCCAAAGTTTCactgatttcattttattttgttgtttgatcAAGTTGCATTATTACTTGTGTTTTGATCATGtttctctgaattttctttctacaaaaataattactatggcaagtgttttcttcttttcttactGAAAGGCTCTTTAAAAGACAGGTTGAGCAGCTCTCTCAGATGTTTTGGTTACATTTATCTTGGTCTCAGGGTAAGTTTGCCTATGCTGAAATGGCAATATATTGTAAAGCGAGTATTTTTATAGGTTACAGCCTTCTAATAACTCTTCAATAACTTAACACTTGGTTTATTAGCAAAGAGAATGTCAACTTACTGTTTATTTACGAAGAGGTCATCCTCAGCGTTCATTTTATCTCTGAAGTGAAAAActttctaaagcaaaataagAGTCATATTCACTGTCTGAGGTTTTTAGTTTCAGACTTCTGGTGTTACACAGAAAGTTTGATTTTTAAGGTTTACATGTTAAATGTGATGAGTAGATGTGTTCAGTCAGAGAGCACAGCCCTTGTAAATGCTGCTCTTTTGAACTTCCTTTTTTACTGCATGCAAGCATACACTATCTTGgagatttttaatattatgggctattatatataatttatcAAGATTTCCATTTAATTGACTTCTGTGTGTCTTCAAAAATGGAAGTTGGAAAGCAAGGGGAGATGTTTTGGGATGAAGAATCATAATCTGGGTAGAACTTTGTCACACACAGTTCTCAAGCTGTACATTAGAGGCTTAAACCTTATCTTCTTACTGTTGCTGGGCTAT
Encoded here:
- the ADAL gene encoding adenosine deaminase-like protein encodes the protein MVVFVTRPLLLVAGKRERGALGQRRERARPGARRSRRGPHGSGRARGGAWAAGVMAAERERGFYRQLPKVELHAHLNGSISSATMKKLMAQKPYLQIQNGMTMIDKGKKRTLDECFQMFQIIYQITTSTEDILLITKDVIKEFADDGVKYLELRSTPREEKSTGMTKRAYVETVLEGIKQCKEEGLDIDVRLLIAINRRGGPAVAKQTVKLAEEFLLSTDGVVVGIDLSGDPTAGQGQDFLEPLSEAKKAGLKLALHLSEIPNQEEETRVLLGLPPDRIGHGTFLNSATTGSEELVPLVRQNRIPIELCMTSNIKTQTVPSCDKHHFGYWYNMGHPAVLCTDDKGVFATDLSQEYELVARTFNLTRSQMWDLSYESINYIFASSVVKSKLREQWCKLKPTLFA